The genomic segment TCTCTAGGGCTTGGACAAAGAGGGGTTCGGCTTCTGAGTACCGTCCTTGGTTTTTGTAGAGTGCTGCCAGACTAAGGAGGCTAAGAGCGACATAGGGGTGTTCGTTGCCCAAGAGCTTCTGTGTCATCTCTAGGGCTTGGACAAAGAGGGGTTCGGCTTCTGAGTACCGTCCTTGGTTTTTGTAGAGTGCTGCCAGACTAAGGAGGCTAGTGGCGACAGAGGGGTGTTCGTTGCCCAAGAGCTTCTGGTACATCTCTAGGGCTTGGACAAAGAGGGGTTCGGCTTCTGAGTACCGTCCTTGGCTGTCGTAGAGTAAGGCCAGGTTATTGAGGCTAAAAGCGACATCGGGGTGTTCGTTGCCCAAGAGCTTCTGTGTCATCTCTAGGGCTTGGACAAAGAGGGGTTCGGCTTCTGAGTACCGTCCTTGGCTGTCGTAGAGTAAGGCCAGGTTATTGAGGCTAGTGGCGACAGAGGGGTGTTCGTTGCCCAAGAGCTTCTGGTACATCTCTAGGGCTTGGACAAAGAGGGGTTCTGCCTTCTCACACCGTCCTTGGTTGTCGTAGAGTAAGGCCAGGTTATTGAGGCTAGTCGCGACATCGGGGTGTTCGTTGCCCAAGAGCTTCTGTCTCATCTCTAGGGCTTGTGTATAGAGGGGTTCGGCTTCTGAGTACCGTCCTTGGTGGTTGTAGACTAAGGCCAGGTTATTGAGGCTACTCGCGACATCGGGGTGTTCATTGCCCAAGAGCTTCTGTCTCATCTGTAGGGCTTGTGTATAGAGGGGTTCTGCCTCCTCATACCGTCCTTGGTTGTAGTAGAGTCCTGCCAGGTTATTGAGGCTAGTGGCGACAGAGGGGTGTTCGTTACCGAATCTCTGTTGAGTCTGTTCCAGGCATTTTTGATACCAAGGCAAAGCCAATCCATAGTTCCCTTGCCCGTCATAAAATCGACCAATACCGACATAGGGCCAAATCAATTGATCATCACTGAGGTGGTCAATCCACTGTCTGGTTAGTTCCTCCAGATGGGGAATGCTGGCACTCATCCCTGCAATCACATCAATCGTTGGACTGTAATTAATACCCTGAGCAACACCAACCATTGCTGTGCAATAAGCTGCTTGAAGGGATTCCCCTTTGTCAGTGCGCTCATTCAACTTAATCCGAAAGAACTCCTGCACAATTTGATGGAGTTGGTAGGTACTCTGTGCTACTCGTTTGAGTAAGTTTCTAGCAATTAAACCTTCATCCCTGATGTCTTCCAGATCATCCTGATCCTGATCTGATAGACATCCTTCAACCAAATGCCAAGGAATAGGAGCAATTGCAAACATCCCTAATAGACAAGCGAGTTCTTGCTCTGCCTTACTTAGCTCTACCCAGCTTAACTCTAGAGCAGCAGCTACTCCTAACTGAGCCGTCATTCCTGATTCTCTTGCTGTTAGTGCTTTAGCCTCAAGTCGCTTGGATTCAAGTCGCTCAATTAGTTTTTTAATAGACCAATCTGGCTTTTTAGCTAATGACCGTCCTAGCAGCTCTAGTCCAAGGGGCAGGTTACCGACCCAACCACACAAAGTTTTGGCATCTTCTAATTGAGATTGAACCCGTTGTTGTCCGATCAGCTTTTCTAGTAGTGTTAGTGCGCTCTCATTATCGAGTTCTTCCAGGCAAAGAGAGCGAACAGATCCACCAAAATCAAGTCGAGTGGTGATCAGGACTTTGAACCGTGGGTTCGATAGAGGAAGACAGGAGGCAACAAGCTCATACTCAACCACATCGTCAACAACGATTAGGACCTCCCCTTGGGGCCATCGTTGCCAAATGAAACTGACCTGGGCCTCTACTTCCAGATCATCTGGGGGTTTCATTCCCAGATGACTTTTAGAAAAATCAATAATCTGAGTGGTGATTTCTTGATCTCGCGACCGCAACCAACACACTCCACCCGAATAGAGATTTTGGATTAAGGACCGTTGAGCATATTTCCAAGCTAGTTCAGTTTTACCAATCCCTCCCATCCCTTCAA from the Acaryochloris marina S15 genome contains:
- a CDS encoding tetratricopeptide repeat protein; this encodes MESSDWDRTKLHPLTDIPNNLPASGAVTFVGRDSQIKQLHEQLQSNQRIAITALEGMGGIGKTELAWKYAQRSLIQNLYSGGVCWLRSRDQEITTQIIDFSKSHLGMKPPDDLEVEAQVSFIWQRWPQGEVLIVVDDVVEYELVASCLPLSNPRFKVLITTRLDFGGSVRSLCLEELDNESALTLLEKLIGQQRVQSQLEDAKTLCGWVGNLPLGLELLGRSLAKKPDWSIKKLIERLESKRLEAKALTARESGMTAQLGVAAALELSWVELSKAEQELACLLGMFAIAPIPWHLVEGCLSDQDQDDLEDIRDEGLIARNLLKRVAQSTYQLHQIVQEFFRIKLNERTDKGESLQAAYCTAMVGVAQGINYSPTIDVIAGMSASIPHLEELTRQWIDHLSDDQLIWPYVGIGRFYDGQGNYGLALPWYQKCLEQTQQRFGNEHPSVATSLNNLAGLYYNQGRYEEAEPLYTQALQMRQKLLGNEHPDVASSLNNLALVYNHQGRYSEAEPLYTQALEMRQKLLGNEHPDVATSLNNLALLYDNQGRCEKAEPLFVQALEMYQKLLGNEHPSVATSLNNLALLYDSQGRYSEAEPLFVQALEMTQKLLGNEHPDVAFSLNNLALLYDSQGRYSEAEPLFVQALEMYQKLLGNEHPSVATSLLSLAALYKNQGRYSEAEPLFVQALEMTQKLLGNEHPYVALSLLSLAALYKNQGRYSEAEPLFVQALEMTQKLLGNEHPYVALSLNNLALLYDNQGRYSEAYPLYVQALQMRQKLLGNKHPDVAISMWCLGALYQKQGRNEDAEGLYRKALVIFEEKLGSKHPHTQSLRNYLASLS